A region from the Phycisphaerales bacterium genome encodes:
- a CDS encoding DUF502 domain-containing protein, with translation MKSPKRSFSSDFKVFFLRGLAILLPSVLTIWIVVYAYQFVSTRIAEPINSVTRLAIIKTTPLIIRGPGDDPAWAAAHYPAWYHVTDEEVQAEIDRRNVQKLPRLEGEALKAEVRRNDLKTWWDQHIWLNAIGLIVAVLLFYLAGRVFGGFVGRRIAARLERIVSSVPIFKQVYPYVKQLVDFMLGETKVEFNRVVIVEYPRKGIWSLGFLTGPAMIDMAPMAQAQPGELVTVFIPSSPTPFTGYTITLPRSEICELNITVEEALRFTVSGGVLIPDRQVLAVAQAAPAKRSAGPAKAPVQTPDQGSPA, from the coding sequence ATGAAGTCGCCCAAACGATCGTTCTCGAGCGATTTCAAGGTGTTCTTCCTGCGTGGGCTGGCGATTCTGCTCCCATCCGTGCTCACCATCTGGATCGTCGTTTACGCCTACCAGTTCGTCAGCACCCGCATCGCCGAGCCGATCAACTCGGTCACGCGCCTGGCGATCATCAAGACCACGCCGCTGATCATCCGCGGGCCGGGCGACGATCCGGCCTGGGCGGCGGCTCACTATCCGGCGTGGTACCACGTTACGGATGAAGAGGTCCAGGCGGAGATCGATCGCCGCAACGTGCAGAAGCTGCCCCGGCTCGAAGGCGAGGCGCTCAAGGCGGAGGTCCGTCGCAACGACCTCAAGACGTGGTGGGACCAGCACATCTGGCTCAATGCCATCGGCCTGATCGTGGCCGTGCTGCTGTTCTATCTCGCCGGCCGCGTGTTCGGCGGGTTCGTCGGCCGGCGCATCGCCGCCCGGCTGGAGCGCATCGTCTCGAGCGTTCCCATCTTCAAGCAGGTGTACCCGTACGTCAAGCAACTCGTCGATTTCATGCTCGGCGAGACGAAGGTCGAGTTCAACCGGGTCGTCATCGTCGAGTATCCGCGCAAAGGCATCTGGTCGCTGGGTTTCCTGACCGGACCCGCGATGATCGACATGGCGCCGATGGCCCAAGCCCAGCCAGGCGAGCTCGTCACCGTCTTCATCCCGAGTTCGCCCACGCCATTTACGGGCTACACCATCACTCTGCCGCGCAGCGAGATCTGCGAACTGAACATTACCGTGGAGGAAGCGCTTCGATTCACTGTCAGCGGCGGCGTGCTGATCCCCGATCGCCAGGTGCTTGCGGTGGCGCAGGCAGCGCCGGCGAAGCGGTCGGCCGGGCCGGCCAAGGCCCCGGTCCAGACGCCTGATCAGGGCAGCCCGGCCTGA
- a CDS encoding alpha/beta fold hydrolase, giving the protein MPAINDWTISGWRDLPIYGNTHVPDVDFARGVVLLVHGFMGYKDYGLFPFVADQFARAGFLAHRFNLTTSGITNNFATFERPDLFELGTWNNNVIDIDAVIDAVRDGTLEGANRPLVLMGHSRGGVGVLLAAGRRYLEHREPLPAAVISASAPSRPWRFAESQRREILERGYLAVKSGRTGQDLRIGRAFLDEQEADPAGHDIARHVRAIECPLLVVHGTADPTVPPRDASEIAAMADDAVEHRLGLIQDGDHVFNTPNPFPINGEPSPQLRDFLVTVLRFCDDALAS; this is encoded by the coding sequence ATGCCCGCGATAAACGACTGGACCATTTCCGGCTGGCGCGACCTGCCGATTTACGGCAACACGCACGTCCCAGACGTGGACTTTGCGCGCGGAGTGGTGCTGCTCGTGCACGGCTTCATGGGGTACAAGGACTACGGCCTGTTCCCGTTCGTCGCCGATCAGTTCGCCCGGGCCGGCTTTCTCGCGCACCGCTTCAATCTCACCACCTCGGGCATCACGAACAATTTCGCGACCTTCGAGCGGCCGGACCTGTTCGAACTCGGCACGTGGAACAACAACGTCATCGACATCGACGCCGTGATCGACGCCGTGCGCGACGGCACGCTGGAGGGCGCGAACCGGCCGCTGGTGCTCATGGGCCACAGCCGCGGCGGCGTCGGCGTGCTGCTTGCGGCCGGGCGACGGTATCTCGAGCATCGCGAGCCGCTGCCGGCGGCGGTCATCTCCGCCTCGGCGCCGAGCCGGCCGTGGCGATTCGCCGAGTCGCAGAGGCGCGAGATCCTCGAGCGCGGCTATCTGGCCGTCAAGAGCGGCCGCACAGGCCAGGACCTGCGCATCGGCCGGGCGTTCCTTGATGAGCAGGAGGCAGACCCGGCGGGGCACGATATCGCGCGCCACGTGCGGGCCATCGAATGCCCGCTGCTGGTCGTGCACGGCACGGCCGACCCCACCGTCCCGCCGCGCGACGCCTCGGAGATCGCCGCCATGGCGGATGACGCAGTCGAGCACCGGCTGGGACTGATCCAGGACGGCGATCACGTGTTCAACACGCCCAACCCATTCCCAATAAATGGCGAGCCATCGCCGCAACTGCGCGACTTTCTCGTCACGGTGCTGCGTTTTTGCGACGATGCGCTCGCGTCCTGA
- a CDS encoding UbiA family prenyltransferase encodes MASAAPATSLADSPGPGASLKALAADIKLSHSLFALPFALLAAFMARPAGGAWSRFAGQMALIVVCMVSARTFAMLANRIIDRDIDALNPRTSGRALPSGRVALRHARMALLWSAGVFIVCCVAFGFVFDNWWPTVLSIPVLAWIGSYGWMKRWTWMCHVFLGSSLAISPLAAALAIEPAALAAQPALWLLSLNVLCWVAGFDVVYALQDVQVDRQQRLHSLPSRLGVGPALWISRLLHAISAGSLTAIVVIDPRFGSLFAIGVAVVVVLLIVEHAVTAGGATGRIQLAFFTLNGVISCLVGALGIASVVMH; translated from the coding sequence ATGGCTTCCGCGGCTCCAGCCACCTCGCTTGCCGATTCCCCGGGTCCGGGTGCGTCGCTCAAGGCGCTGGCGGCAGATATCAAACTCAGCCACAGTCTTTTCGCTCTGCCCTTTGCGCTGCTCGCCGCATTCATGGCCCGGCCGGCGGGCGGCGCCTGGTCCCGCTTTGCCGGGCAGATGGCGTTGATTGTCGTCTGCATGGTCAGCGCCCGCACGTTCGCCATGCTCGCCAACCGCATCATCGATCGCGACATCGACGCGCTCAACCCGCGCACCAGCGGGCGGGCGCTGCCCAGCGGCCGCGTGGCGCTGCGCCACGCGCGCATGGCGCTGCTCTGGTCGGCGGGCGTGTTCATCGTCTGCTGCGTCGCATTCGGCTTCGTGTTTGACAACTGGTGGCCGACGGTGCTGTCAATCCCCGTGCTTGCGTGGATTGGCTCGTACGGCTGGATGAAGCGATGGACGTGGATGTGCCATGTCTTTTTGGGTTCGTCGCTGGCGATCTCGCCGCTCGCCGCCGCGCTGGCCATCGAGCCTGCGGCTCTCGCGGCCCAGCCGGCGCTGTGGTTGCTGAGTCTGAACGTGCTCTGCTGGGTGGCCGGCTTTGACGTCGTCTACGCCCTGCAGGATGTGCAGGTCGATCGGCAGCAGCGGCTGCACAGCCTGCCTAGTCGCCTCGGCGTCGGGCCGGCGCTGTGGATCAGCAGGCTGCTGCACGCAATCAGCGCCGGTTCGCTCACGGCGATCGTCGTCATTGATCCACGCTTCGGCTCGCTGTTTGCCATCGGTGTCGCCGTGGTCGTCGTGCTGCTCATCGTCGAGCACGCGGTGACGGCCGGGGGCGCGACGGGCCGCATCCAACTCGCCTTCTTCACGCTAAACGGCGTGATCAGTTGCCTCGTTGGCGCGTTGGGAATCGCCAGTGTGGTGATGCACTGA
- a CDS encoding methyltransferase domain-containing protein codes for MSTLAPNLRQRHREPEWMDQPDLDPSLHDRALTALARLNRWAGSARIVWPAIRSVARSMPDETCRVLDIATGAADVPLALSERAAGADLDVQFTAIDVSAHAIAHGRKRADASGETIDFRRCDVLRDPWPAGEFDVVMCSLFLHHLDEAQAIQLLEMMHAAARRLVVVSDLRRCSCGLWLTQIAAHALTRCPVVRADGPRSVRAAFTIDEAAQLARQAGWKGAQAQRAWPFRFLLTCKKDEQ; via the coding sequence GTGAGCACGCTCGCGCCCAATCTGCGGCAGCGGCATCGCGAGCCGGAGTGGATGGACCAGCCGGATCTCGATCCGTCGCTGCACGATCGGGCTCTCACGGCGCTGGCGCGACTGAACCGCTGGGCCGGCAGCGCGCGGATCGTCTGGCCGGCGATCCGAAGCGTTGCAAGAAGCATGCCCGACGAGACCTGCCGCGTGCTCGACATCGCCACCGGCGCCGCAGACGTGCCCCTCGCCCTGTCGGAACGCGCCGCCGGCGCCGATCTCGACGTCCAGTTCACCGCGATCGATGTCAGCGCGCACGCCATAGCGCACGGCCGAAAGCGCGCCGACGCGTCCGGCGAGACGATCGATTTTCGCCGCTGCGATGTGCTGCGCGACCCATGGCCCGCGGGAGAGTTCGACGTCGTCATGTGCTCGCTTTTCCTGCACCACCTCGACGAGGCGCAGGCGATTCAACTGCTCGAGATGATGCACGCGGCGGCGCGGCGGCTGGTGGTCGTCAGCGATCTGCGGCGCTGCTCGTGCGGCCTGTGGCTCACGCAGATCGCAGCACACGCGCTCACGCGCTGCCCCGTCGTGCGCGCCGACGGGCCGCGATCGGTGCGCGCCGCGTTCACGATTGATGAAGCCGCTCAACTGGCCCGGCAGGCCGGGTGGAAGGGCGCCCAGGCGCAGCGGGCCTGGCCGTTTCGATTCCTGCTTACCTGCAAGAAGGACGAGCAATGA
- a CDS encoding NAD(P)/FAD-dependent oxidoreductase, with protein MMPGAIEGSITAEDAARSTWDAIIIGAGPAGCVTATLLARGGFDVLLVDRAAFPRDKTCGCCVAASAIAALSRLDLEQVLDRCHAAPMDRFDLRSADQALEAPLPPGRVLSRRQFDAALVDESLSAGAAFLPHCLASTADSEESYRHVRLTADGNNVDAKARLVIAAGGLGFSFDVDPRHARARSRPWRRSRLGAATLVSAHGIDLPHGTVRMLVGSRGYVGMARIEDGRIAIAGALDPTRVRTCGGLAAAALEVFEQCAHAPPDDLAAAHWMGAPELTRRPRRIAGQRVLAVGDAAGFVEPFTGEGIAWAIESASAAAGLAAEFLARSQAPWSQTLESRWSRAHAALLAARQVRCRVIAEALRHRLVQSGCMRLGRALPALSRFIVNRLHAPMPAMGNSNRLARGGT; from the coding sequence ATGATGCCCGGCGCGATCGAAGGAAGCATCACGGCGGAAGACGCAGCCCGATCGACCTGGGATGCGATCATCATCGGCGCCGGGCCGGCCGGGTGCGTGACGGCAACGCTGCTCGCCCGCGGCGGGTTTGACGTGCTGCTCGTCGATCGAGCGGCGTTTCCTCGCGACAAGACGTGCGGGTGCTGCGTCGCCGCGTCCGCCATAGCCGCACTGTCGAGGCTCGATCTTGAGCAGGTGCTGGACCGCTGTCACGCCGCGCCGATGGATCGCTTCGATCTGCGCTCGGCGGACCAGGCCCTCGAGGCGCCGCTCCCGCCCGGGCGCGTGCTGTCGCGGCGGCAATTCGACGCGGCGCTGGTTGACGAGTCGTTGTCCGCAGGGGCAGCATTTCTGCCGCACTGCCTCGCAAGCACTGCCGATTCGGAAGAGTCGTATCGCCACGTGCGGCTGACTGCAGATGGAAACAATGTCGATGCGAAGGCGAGACTCGTGATCGCCGCGGGAGGGCTCGGCTTCTCCTTCGACGTCGACCCGCGACATGCCCGCGCGCGCAGTCGCCCCTGGCGCCGCTCGCGACTGGGCGCTGCGACCCTGGTTTCAGCACACGGTATCGACCTGCCGCACGGCACGGTGCGCATGCTGGTGGGCAGCCGCGGCTACGTCGGGATGGCGCGAATCGAGGACGGTCGTATCGCCATCGCCGGCGCGCTTGACCCGACGCGGGTGCGCACGTGCGGCGGACTGGCGGCGGCCGCACTGGAAGTGTTCGAGCAATGCGCGCACGCGCCTCCCGATGATCTCGCGGCAGCGCACTGGATGGGCGCGCCTGAACTGACCCGGCGCCCGCGGCGCATCGCCGGGCAGCGCGTGCTGGCCGTCGGCGATGCAGCCGGCTTCGTCGAGCCGTTTACGGGTGAAGGCATCGCCTGGGCCATCGAAAGCGCGTCGGCCGCCGCCGGGCTGGCCGCAGAGTTTCTCGCTCGCAGCCAGGCGCCGTGGAGCCAGACCCTGGAATCGCGGTGGTCGCGAGCGCACGCTGCGCTCCTCGCCGCGCGGCAGGTGCGCTGCCGCGTCATCGCCGAAGCGCTGCGTCATCGCCTGGTGCAGTCGGGCTGCATGCGGCTCGGCCGGGCGCTGCCTGCACTGTCGCGGTTCATTGTCAACCGCTTGCACGCCCCGATGCCGGCGATGGGAAACAGCAATCGGCTGGCGCGAGGCGGCACGTGA
- a CDS encoding deoxyhypusine synthase family protein — MSSTPISDFIRTHYRHFNAAALVDAAEAYRKHLDGGGRMFVTLAGAMSTAELGVSLAEMIRQDKVHGICCTGANLEEDIFNLVAHEHYVRIPHYRQLTPADEQRLLEKHLNRVTDTCIPEEEAIRRLEGAVLDHWLKSDKAGRRMFPHEFFFEVLLSGALEEHYQIDPKDSWLLAAAQKNLPVFVPGWEDSTLGNIFASHVITGEIKNSTTMRGGIDYMIELAKWYTELTGKHSLGFFQIGGGIAGDFPICVVPMLHQDLGRTGVPLWGYFCQISDSTTSYGSYSGAVPNEKITWGKLAEKTPKFVIESDATIVAPLIFAYVLGW, encoded by the coding sequence ATGAGCAGCACGCCAATCAGCGATTTCATCCGAACCCACTACCGCCACTTCAACGCCGCGGCCCTCGTCGATGCAGCCGAGGCGTATCGAAAGCACCTCGACGGCGGCGGCAGGATGTTCGTCACGCTCGCCGGGGCGATGAGCACGGCCGAACTGGGCGTGTCCCTGGCGGAGATGATCCGCCAGGACAAGGTGCACGGAATCTGCTGCACAGGGGCCAACCTCGAAGAGGACATCTTCAATCTCGTGGCGCACGAGCACTACGTCCGCATCCCCCACTACCGCCAGCTCACCCCGGCCGACGAGCAGAGGCTGCTCGAGAAGCACCTCAATCGAGTCACCGACACGTGCATTCCTGAAGAGGAAGCGATCCGCCGGCTTGAAGGCGCGGTGCTCGATCACTGGCTGAAGTCGGACAAGGCTGGGCGACGGATGTTCCCGCACGAGTTCTTTTTCGAGGTGCTGCTCAGCGGCGCGCTCGAAGAGCACTACCAGATCGACCCGAAGGATTCGTGGCTGCTGGCGGCAGCGCAAAAGAACCTGCCCGTCTTCGTGCCCGGCTGGGAAGACTCGACGCTTGGCAACATCTTCGCCTCGCACGTCATCACCGGCGAGATCAAGAACTCGACGACGATGCGCGGCGGCATCGACTACATGATCGAACTGGCGAAGTGGTACACCGAGCTGACGGGCAAGCACTCGCTGGGCTTCTTCCAGATCGGCGGAGGCATCGCGGGCGACTTTCCCATCTGCGTCGTGCCGATGCTCCACCAGGATCTCGGCCGCACCGGCGTGCCGCTGTGGGGCTACTTCTGCCAGATCAGCGATTCAACGACGAGTTACGGCTCGTACAGCGGCGCCGTGCCCAACGAAAAAATCACCTGGGGCAAACTCGCCGAAAAAACGCCCAAGTTCGTCATCGAGTCCGACGCAACCATCGTCGCGCCGCTCATCTTCGCGTACGTCCTGGGGTGGTGA
- a CDS encoding NUDIX hydrolase, giving the protein MTQTSLRATAVSVPRLRSDRKITACAAIVRHDHILLVQQGRGPSAGCWTLPGGRLDAGETLARAAIRETLEETGLEVEIDGFVGVYSYTGNSGRPRARFCFSASIVGGRPRFDGREIRDLRWFRFEQLPLVHEALLWKPHVLRKMLGDIQRRQRLPLELLRDFDRAMKCAA; this is encoded by the coding sequence ATGACCCAGACCAGCCTCCGCGCCACCGCTGTTTCCGTTCCGCGCCTGCGCAGCGATCGCAAGATCACGGCGTGCGCTGCGATCGTCCGCCACGACCACATCCTGCTCGTCCAGCAGGGGCGCGGCCCGTCGGCGGGCTGCTGGACGCTGCCCGGCGGCCGGCTGGACGCGGGCGAGACGCTTGCCCGGGCTGCGATTCGCGAGACGCTCGAAGAGACGGGGCTTGAGGTCGAGATTGACGGCTTCGTCGGCGTCTACTCATACACTGGCAATTCAGGGCGCCCGCGGGCCCGGTTCTGCTTCAGCGCCTCGATCGTCGGCGGCCGGCCGCGCTTCGACGGGCGCGAGATTCGCGATCTCCGCTGGTTCCGCTTCGAGCAGTTGCCGCTCGTGCATGAGGCACTGCTCTGGAAGCCGCACGTGCTGCGCAAGATGCTCGGCGACATCCAGCGCCGCCAGCGCCTGCCGCTCGAACTGCTGCGCGATTTTGACCGCGCGATGAAGTGCGCTGCGTGA
- a CDS encoding aspartate carbamoyltransferase catalytic subunit — translation MKQATAPAAPPASSWTRRHLLSLEGVAAEEMQQVFATAERYLPLVMEPGRKSDDLLHRCVANIFFEDSTRTRNSFTRAAQLLSADVIQVSGEGSSTSKGETEVDTARNIEAMGVDAIVVRHSSAGVPVNIADNVDCGVINAGDGRHEHPTQGLLDIFTLQRHFGPDLAGRRIAIVGDIINSRVVRSNIFGLRTLGAHVIVVGPPALAPASLSTLGVEVAHDLETVLPQVDVVMMLRVQFERLGGQAFASIQEYRDGYALTERRTRLLPEHAVVMHPGPINRGLELDSEVADGPRSIILRQVTHGVAIRMAVLKLIIAG, via the coding sequence ATGAAACAGGCGACTGCGCCCGCTGCCCCGCCGGCCTCATCCTGGACCCGCCGCCATCTGCTGTCGCTTGAAGGCGTCGCGGCCGAGGAGATGCAGCAGGTTTTCGCCACGGCGGAGCGCTACCTGCCGCTGGTGATGGAGCCGGGCCGCAAGTCCGATGACCTGCTCCACCGCTGCGTCGCCAACATCTTCTTTGAAGACTCCACCCGCACGCGCAACAGTTTCACCCGCGCGGCTCAACTCCTCTCGGCTGACGTGATCCAGGTCAGCGGCGAAGGTTCGAGCACCAGCAAGGGCGAGACCGAGGTCGATACGGCGCGCAACATCGAAGCCATGGGCGTGGACGCGATCGTCGTGCGCCACTCCAGCGCGGGCGTACCCGTCAACATCGCCGACAACGTCGACTGCGGCGTGATCAACGCCGGCGACGGCCGCCACGAGCACCCCACCCAGGGCCTGCTCGACATCTTCACCCTCCAGCGCCACTTCGGGCCGGACCTCGCGGGAAGGCGCATCGCCATCGTCGGCGACATCATCAATTCACGCGTGGTGCGGTCCAACATCTTCGGCCTGCGCACGCTCGGAGCACACGTGATCGTCGTCGGCCCGCCGGCACTGGCCCCGGCGTCGCTGAGCACGCTGGGCGTGGAAGTGGCGCACGATCTCGAGACCGTGCTGCCTCAGGTGGATGTGGTGATGATGCTGCGCGTGCAGTTCGAGCGTCTCGGCGGCCAGGCGTTTGCCTCCATCCAGGAATATCGCGACGGCTACGCGCTCACCGAGCGGCGCACGCGCCTGCTCCCTGAGCATGCCGTGGTCATGCACCCCGGGCCGATCAATCGCGGCCTCGAACTCGACAGCGAAGTCGCCGACGGGCCGCGCTCGATCATCCTGCGCCAGGTGACGCACGGCGTGGCGATTCGCATGGCGGTGCTCAAACTCATCATCGCCGGCTGA
- a CDS encoding aminotransferase class I/II-fold pyridoxal phosphate-dependent enzyme yields MNASLDRFTKRADEVLTMLRDTGQYKHLQMLEGPMDAVTTIRGYGACAVFCSNNYLGLANHPEVVAAGVEGLKKWGAGTASVRFICGTFTPHETLETTIARFLGVEAAYTFVSCWNANEAIFPTLCEPGDLIISDELNHASIIDSIRLTSVIKKGVLKTVYTHNTIEALRETLAAAKKNPEVTGAIWVVTDGVFSMEGDIADLAAMRKACDEFGAILVVDDSHGTGVMGQTGRGTHEHWGLPGKAIDFYTGTLGKALGGAAGGYVAGTKRGIELLVQRGRPTLFSNALPVSVACSANKAIEVLAREPERVAKLRENVQYARKGIKAAGFDVLDSPTAICPIIVHDTAKAIAMSKRLLELGVFVIGFGYPVVPEGHARLRVQISAAHEREHIDRLIAALKKL; encoded by the coding sequence ATGAACGCGAGTCTGGATCGGTTTACGAAGCGCGCTGATGAAGTGCTCACCATGCTGCGCGACACGGGGCAGTACAAGCACCTCCAGATGCTCGAAGGCCCGATGGACGCGGTGACGACGATCCGCGGCTACGGCGCATGTGCCGTGTTCTGCTCGAACAACTACCTCGGCCTGGCGAACCACCCCGAGGTGGTCGCCGCCGGCGTCGAAGGGCTGAAGAAGTGGGGGGCCGGCACGGCGTCGGTGCGCTTCATCTGCGGCACCTTCACGCCTCACGAGACACTGGAAACCACCATCGCGCGCTTCCTCGGCGTCGAGGCGGCCTACACCTTCGTCTCCTGCTGGAACGCCAACGAGGCCATCTTCCCCACACTGTGCGAGCCCGGCGATCTCATCATCTCCGATGAACTCAACCACGCCTCGATCATCGACTCCATCCGACTGACCAGCGTCATCAAGAAAGGCGTGCTCAAAACCGTCTACACGCACAACACGATCGAAGCACTGCGTGAGACGCTCGCGGCGGCGAAGAAGAATCCCGAAGTAACCGGCGCCATCTGGGTCGTGACTGACGGCGTGTTTTCCATGGAGGGTGACATTGCCGATCTCGCCGCGATGCGCAAGGCGTGCGATGAGTTCGGCGCCATTCTTGTTGTTGATGACTCGCACGGCACCGGGGTCATGGGCCAGACGGGGCGCGGTACGCACGAGCACTGGGGCCTGCCGGGCAAGGCGATCGACTTCTACACCGGCACACTGGGCAAGGCCCTGGGCGGCGCCGCGGGCGGCTACGTCGCCGGCACGAAGCGCGGCATCGAACTGCTCGTGCAGCGCGGCCGGCCCACGCTGTTCTCCAACGCCCTGCCCGTCTCCGTCGCCTGCAGCGCCAACAAGGCGATTGAAGTTCTGGCCCGCGAACCCGAGCGCGTCGCGAAACTGCGCGAGAACGTCCAGTACGCGCGCAAGGGCATCAAGGCCGCGGGCTTTGACGTCCTCGACAGCCCCACGGCGATCTGCCCCATCATCGTCCACGACACCGCCAAGGCGATCGCCATGAGTAAGCGCCTGCTCGAACTGGGCGTCTTCGTCATCGGCTTCGGCTATCCGGTTGTGCCCGAGGGCCACGCCCGGCTGCGCGTGCAGATCTCCGCCGCCCACGAGCGCGAACATATCGACCGACTCATCGCGGCGTTGAAGAAGTTGTAA
- a CDS encoding GNAT family N-acetyltransferase → MSNESETPEAAPSPRDAYGQRLRIRTAEVERDLPSIVALFEAGLDGGDWMDNDTGADVHNFHEAYCNDEGRSCFWVAELNLKERARRAEGLIIGMVGVQCEDANTAVIRRLRVEPAHQRRGVGTRLIEHAVSFCREKNYLKVVLDARVTAERAITLFERFSFQLNRTRTVRGERILDFYLDLYRDHDPARNGPGKK, encoded by the coding sequence GTGTCCAACGAATCTGAGACACCCGAGGCTGCTCCGTCGCCGCGCGATGCGTACGGCCAGCGGCTGCGCATCCGCACGGCCGAGGTCGAGCGCGACCTGCCGTCGATCGTGGCGCTGTTCGAGGCCGGGCTGGACGGCGGGGACTGGATGGACAACGACACCGGCGCTGACGTGCACAACTTTCACGAGGCGTACTGCAACGACGAAGGCCGCTCGTGTTTCTGGGTGGCCGAACTCAACCTGAAGGAGCGGGCGCGCCGGGCCGAAGGGCTGATCATCGGCATGGTCGGCGTGCAGTGCGAAGACGCGAACACGGCCGTGATCCGCCGCCTGCGCGTCGAGCCGGCCCACCAGCGGCGGGGCGTGGGCACGCGGCTCATCGAGCACGCCGTGTCATTCTGTCGCGAGAAGAACTACCTCAAAGTCGTGCTCGACGCGCGCGTGACCGCCGAACGCGCCATCACGCTCTTCGAGCGGTTCAGTTTCCAGTTGAACCGCACCCGCACGGTGCGCGGCGAGCGTATTCTGGACTTCTACCTTGACCTCTACCGCGACCACGATCCCGCTCGCAACGGTCCCGGGAAGAAGTGA
- a CDS encoding metallophosphoesterase family protein, with amino-acid sequence MNEHHYGAGTVLGLLADSHGRADTTRLAVECLLEAGAEVLIHLGDVCADTVLDALAGTPAHVVFGNCDWDWRRLGEYGSSLGLHIDHPCGRMVVGERTLTYAHGDDPAHERQAVEAGADYFFHGHTHVFRDELAGATRLINPGALFRAARYTVVRLEPCAGRLDVIPVQAHAARHG; translated from the coding sequence ATGAATGAGCACCACTACGGCGCCGGGACGGTGCTGGGTCTGCTGGCCGACAGCCACGGCCGGGCGGACACGACCCGGCTCGCCGTCGAATGCCTGCTCGAGGCCGGGGCCGAAGTGCTCATCCATCTTGGCGATGTGTGCGCCGATACGGTTCTTGACGCCCTGGCGGGGACGCCGGCGCACGTCGTGTTCGGGAATTGCGACTGGGACTGGCGGCGTCTGGGCGAGTACGGCTCTTCGCTGGGGCTGCACATCGACCACCCCTGCGGCCGGATGGTGGTGGGTGAACGAACGCTCACGTATGCCCACGGCGACGACCCTGCCCACGAGCGCCAGGCCGTCGAGGCGGGCGCTGACTACTTCTTCCACGGCCACACGCACGTTTTCCGCGATGAGCTGGCGGGTGCGACGCGGCTGATCAATCCAGGCGCACTTTTCCGCGCGGCTCGTTATACTGTGGTAAGGCTGGAGCCCTGCGCCGGACGGCTTGACGTGATCCCCGTCCAAGCCCACGCCGCGCGCCACGGATGA
- a CDS encoding DUF1570 domain-containing protein has protein sequence MASERIRNQGLALALVGALLSLGVVGGCTSGQAARPTVLASGEEDTGVETWEFAGIPGTITRTPNYRIHTTAESNEMALRFPDFVEAALQHYRSVIVELPAPERRLDSFVFANRQQWIAFTKQLMGDRSSQYEQIRRGGYSTGGRAVFWDIGLFDTMAIAAHEGWHQYTQRTFKDSLPVWLEEGLGTFMEGHRWRGRTPEFLPWSNPERFDQLRRAYYRDQLNPLSELLKLRPEDMLGGRNTDVLNYYSQVWALVHFLNEGEKGKYHERLQTMLLDASKGQIRQRVSATMRKRARAGEHAVSDDGNTALFEVYFNDDLDAVDREYRSFVGMIVASGARQRMLQGRSPITPTVRSDGR, from the coding sequence ATGGCGTCGGAGCGGATTCGAAATCAGGGGCTCGCGCTGGCGCTGGTGGGTGCACTGCTGAGTCTGGGCGTGGTCGGCGGCTGCACGAGCGGCCAGGCGGCCCGCCCCACCGTGCTCGCATCCGGCGAAGAAGACACCGGCGTCGAGACCTGGGAGTTCGCCGGCATCCCCGGCACGATCACCCGCACGCCCAATTACCGCATCCACACCACGGCCGAGAGCAACGAAATGGCGCTGCGCTTTCCCGACTTCGTCGAAGCGGCGCTGCAGCACTATCGCTCCGTCATCGTCGAACTTCCGGCGCCCGAGCGGCGGCTCGATTCGTTCGTCTTCGCCAACCGCCAGCAGTGGATCGCGTTTACCAAGCAACTCATGGGCGACCGGTCTTCGCAGTACGAGCAGATCCGCCGCGGCGGCTACTCCACGGGCGGGCGGGCGGTGTTCTGGGACATCGGCCTGTTCGACACCATGGCCATCGCCGCACACGAGGGCTGGCACCAGTACACCCAGCGGACGTTCAAGGACTCGCTGCCGGTCTGGCTCGAGGAGGGCTTGGGCACGTTCATGGAGGGGCACCGCTGGCGCGGCCGCACGCCCGAATTCCTGCCGTGGTCGAATCCCGAGCGGTTCGACCAGTTGCGCCGGGCGTACTACCGCGATCAGTTGAATCCGCTGAGCGAGTTGCTCAAGTTGCGGCCCGAAGACATGCTCGGCGGCCGCAACACCGACGTGCTCAACTACTACTCGCAGGTCTGGGCGCTCGTGCACTTCCTCAATGAAGGCGAGAAGGGCAAGTACCACGAGCGGTTGCAGACAATGCTGCTCGACGCGAGCAAGGGCCAGATCCGCCAGCGCGTCAGCGCCACCATGCGCAAGCGAGCCAGGGCGGGCGAGCACGCCGTCAGCGACGACGGCAACACCGCGCTCTTTGAGGTCTATTTCAACGACGACCTCGACGCGGTCGATCGCGAGTACCGCTCGTTTGTCGGCATGATCGTCGCCTCGGGCGCGCGCCAGCGGATGCTCCAGGGCCGCAGCCCGATCACCCCTACCGTCCGAAGCGACGGCCGATGA